From the Candidatus Omnitrophota bacterium genome, the window TTATAGGCCTCGGAACGTATCTGGTTCAAGTCTTTAGCCATACGTCCTTCTATTTCGGCCTTTTTACCCTGCCCTTCGGAGCGGTATTTTTCAGCGGCGCGCTTTCTTTCGGATATCATCCTTTCAAATACTTTCTCCTGAACGTCCGCAACGTAATTTATACGTTTTATCCTTACGTCAATAAGGTCAATGCCGTATTGAGGTACAATCTTTGAAGCTTCTTCCAATATTTGCCTTGTCAACGCTTCTCTGCCGAGTGAGATTGTCTCAAGATCTTCCTGGGCCTGGCCTACGCGGTCCTCATCTATTTCCTCGCCCTTCTGCTCGATAATAGTATTTGTGTTTCTGACGACTTCAACGAGGTTATTGCTGGTAACGGCGTCCCGGGTGGCGGAATCGATAATATCATCCAGACGCGCCTGAGCTCCCATTTCATTGCCAACTGACTGCAGGAATTTTAACGCGTCGATTATGCGCCATCGCGCCGTTGTGTCTACCCATATATATTTTTTATCTTTCGTAGGTATCTGGTTGGGGTTGCCGTCCCATTCCAGCATTCTTTTCTCAAAGTAATTAGCCTGCTGTATAAACGGCATCTTAAAATGTAGTCCTGCTTCCGTAACCGGCTTGCCTATCGGTTGGCCGAATTGCGTTATCACGACCTGTTCGATTTCATTGACTACATACAAAGCTCCGCTTACCGCGAGGAGCGCGATCAAAAAAACGACTGCTACAAGGGTAAATATTAGCTGTTTCATTCCGCACCCCCTTCACGATTTAACTGAAGAAGGGGGAGAATACCCTTCTGTTCGGGATCTATTATAAATTTTTCCTTTGCTTTCGGTAATATTTCGTTCATGGCTTCGAGGTAGAGCCTTTTTCGTGTTACCTCCTGCGCTTTTGTGTAAGATTGCCATACATCCATGAATTTTGCGGCATCGCCTTTTGCCTTGTTTATTCTCTGCAGGCCGTATCCTTCCGCTTCGCTAATCGTCTTTTCGGCTTCGCCGCGGGCTTTTGGGATCGCCTTGTTATAGGCCTCCCACGACTGGTTTATGACTTTCTCTTTTTCCTGTTTAGCTTCGTTGACTTCATTGAAAGACGGTTTTACGGGGTCGGGAGGATTAACGTCCTGCAATTTGACTGTCACTATCTGTATGCCGCTTGTGTAGGAATCTAGGATATTCTGAAGTTGGTCCTGAACCGTCTGGTTTATCTCTACCCTGCGCGTGGTGAGGACTTCGTTGACCGTATGATCGCCGACGACCTGCCTCATTACAGCTTCGGATATATTGCGCAAAGTACCGCGCGGGTCTCTCAACTGGAATAAAAACTTCACGGGATCCTTGATTTTGTACTGAACTATCCATTCCACAACGAGCACGTTTAAATCGCCTGTCAGCATGAGCGATTCATCATAATATGAACGGGTGGAATATTGGCTGACGACTCCGGGTTTTGTCGTGCGGAAACCGAACTCTTCCTTAAATATGTATTTCACTTTGACGTTATTTACCGTTTCTATTTGGAGGGGAAGCTTTAGGTGCAGGCCCGGTTGGGTTGTCCTGACATATTTTCCGAAGCGCCTGATAATACCGACTTCATCAGGGCCCGTTGAATAGATTCCGGTCAGAATTATAACTGCTGTCGCCATGGCGGCGATAGCGGGCAAGAACCCCTTGCTTAAGTTGGGCGGTTTTATGCGTATCTTTCTAAATAAATCATCCGGCCCTTTAATCTTATCAAAATCCATATAAACCTCCCATTAGTATATTGTTAGCCTACCTCTCTGATGTCATACTATAGTCCCTTAGGCAATATGTCAAGCATATTCG encodes:
- the hflC gene encoding protease modulator HflC; the encoded protein is MKQLIFTLVAVVFLIALLAVSGALYVVNEIEQVVITQFGQPIGKPVTEAGLHFKMPFIQQANYFEKRMLEWDGNPNQIPTKDKKYIWVDTTARWRIIDALKFLQSVGNEMGAQARLDDIIDSATRDAVTSNNLVEVVRNTNTIIEQKGEEIDEDRVGQAQEDLETISLGREALTRQILEEASKIVPQYGIDLIDVRIKRINYVADVQEKVFERMISERKRAAEKYRSEGQGKKAEIEGRMAKDLNQIRSEAYKTAETLKGKADAEATNIYADAYNNDPEFYSFLKTLDTYKNTVDDKTTIILTTDSEYLNYLKDSSKVSR
- the hflK gene encoding FtsH protease activity modulator HflK, whose protein sequence is MDFDKIKGPDDLFRKIRIKPPNLSKGFLPAIAAMATAVIILTGIYSTGPDEVGIIRRFGKYVRTTQPGLHLKLPLQIETVNNVKVKYIFKEEFGFRTTKPGVVSQYSTRSYYDESLMLTGDLNVLVVEWIVQYKIKDPVKFLFQLRDPRGTLRNISEAVMRQVVGDHTVNEVLTTRRVEINQTVQDQLQNILDSYTSGIQIVTVKLQDVNPPDPVKPSFNEVNEAKQEKEKVINQSWEAYNKAIPKARGEAEKTISEAEGYGLQRINKAKGDAAKFMDVWQSYTKAQEVTRKRLYLEAMNEILPKAKEKFIIDPEQKGILPLLQLNREGGAE